GCATGAAGTGGCTGCTCTCCACCAGCGAGGAGAGCAAAAGGCCAGTCTGACAGGCTTTTGTATCCGCACTCGTGGCTCCTGAGAACTTTTCCAGCATCTAGGAAAAATGAGCTTGCATGAACGAATTGAAGGATGTTAAATGCGGGAGGGATTTTATGGCTGATTAAAGTGGTTCTCAGGTAAGGGAAGCTGAACAGCGGATGGGGCAGGTAGATAATGAAGTCCAGCCATCTCCTGCCGAATTCTTCTCTGAAGTTACACCATCAAGCTGTCCTTCTGAGGTCAaagctgcttctctctgatgTCCAGCCATAGTTTCATCtactggctgagtctggggtttttataggcataGGATGGGGTGGAGCAGGGCCATGGGTGGTTTAGGAAATGGTAATATTCAAGCAGGAAAATAGGGatataagttctcactttgggctgaaGTTTCAGAGTTTTTGGCttgaagatggggttttgcctggGAActgcccttttctgcctagaatttctccaCCCTCTGTCCCTATCACCCTCAAGGCCCCACTCTTCCTGGGGTAATAGGGCCTGGTTATTTCTACACAATATGAGGATTCTCCAAAGAGCAGCCCTAGCTTTAGAGCTCCCCGTAGAGTTGGCAGAAACTTTCTCAGATCTGCATAAACATCTCTTGTGGTCTAAATTGCACCCCCCAAAGTTAATATAGTGAAGTCCTCACCCCCAATGTGATGACTGTCTTTGGATACAGGGTCCTTAGGGAGGTAATTAAAGTTTAACGAAATCATAAGGGTCAGGTCTTGATCTAATAGGACTGATATTCTtagaagaagaagagacaccagagatatAAAACCAGCtatatttaaatgtgtattttaatcaCACTTCATCCAgtaggaaaacaaataaacactgTTGATCTGTTCATGATCCaacacacaaacaacaaaaacccacatgcaaacacatagaaataaagTTAGTGAACAATCAATAGCTTAAGaactctgggccaggtgcggtggtttacgcctgtaatcccagcactttgggaggccgaggtgggcagatcacgaggtcaggagaccgagaccatcctggctaacatggtgaaaccccctctgtactaaaaatacaaaaaaaaagttagcagggtgtggtggcgggcgcctgtagtcccagctacttgggaggctgaggcaggagaatggcgtgaacctgggaggcagagcttgcactgagccgagatcgcgtcactgcactccagcctgggcgacagagcgagactccgtctcaaaaaaaaaaaaaaaaaaaaaaaaaaaaagaactctgtgCCACCACTTGAGATACAAAGCTATAGCAAATGCTTCAAATCCAACTTCAGAACTTACTAATGGAGAATTAAGAATGTTGACCAAGGACACAATTTTTGAACAGTACATAGGACAGAAGCGCCATCAAGGAAATTACTTGGAGATTAATTGTTAACCTACACCCCCATGTttatcacagtactattcacattagcaaaggtatggaatcaacctatgtgtccatcaaTGGAGGATTGGATTTTTTACAAAGTGGtaccttaaagaactagaagtctgggcacagtgggtcacgcctgtaatcccagcactttgagaagctgaggtgggtggatcacctgaggtcaggagttcaagaccagcctggcgaacatggtgaaacccccgtctctactaaaaataaaaaattagccgggcatggtgatgggcacctgtaatcccagctactcagaggctgaggccagagaatcgcttgaacacaggaagcagaggttgcagtgagatgagattgtgccactgcactccagcctgggcaacagaacaagactctgtctcaaaaaaaaaaaaaaaaaagaactgaaagtagaactacctTTCAGTCCAGCAGTTCCACAACTGGGTATCTACCCACAGGAAACaaagtcattatgtgaaaaagacacatacacgtgcatgtttatagcaacacaatttgcaattacaaaggtatggaaccaacctaagtgcccatcaaccaatgataaagaaatgtggtatatatacaccatggaatgctactcagccataaaaaggaaccaaataatgtcttttgtagcaacttggatggaactggaggccattactctaggtgaagtaacttaggaatgaAAAACCTGGGTTTCTCTGTATGGTCAACCAACATACATAAGATCCATATGAACATATCatatgttctcagttataagtgggagctaagctgtgaggacacAAGGCATATGAACAATATAATTAACTTTGGGGACGTGAAGGGGTAAAAGTTGGGAGGGGGAATGAGGAATAAGAGACTACATATTGGGtccagtgtacactgcttgggtgatgggtacactaaaaattcagaagtcaccactaaagaacttatccgtataacaaaaaaccacatgtaccccaaaaactattgacataaaaataaattttttaaaaaaagaaaacatggtatatatctATATCGATATCTAtgtagatatctatatatatacaatggaatactactcagtcatgaaaaagaatgaaatcatgtctttcacAGCAACATCAATGGGACTGGAAGCCATTCTTTTAAATAAGgtagtaaagaaagagaaagtcaaatgctgcatgatctcacttataattgggagctaaacaatgtatACGCATGGGCATTATAACGGaataatggacactggagactgCAAAAGGTGAGAGGGGAGTGAGAGTTTAAAAATtgccttggccaggcatggtggctcacacctgtaatctcagcactttgggaggccaaggcgggtggatcacaaggtcaggagttcgaaaccagcctggctaatatggtgaaaccccgtttctactaaaaggcatgtggtggagggcgcctgtaatcccagttactcgggaggctgaggcaggagaatcacttgaacccgtgaggcagaggttgcagtgagccgagatcactccgctgcactccagactgggcgacagagcgagactccgtctcaaaaaaaaaaaaaagaaaaaaaaaattgccttgtgttcactatttgggtaatCAGTACGCCAAAAGCTCAGACTTCACCCTTATGCAAATGCATGTGAAGAAATCTGCATTTGTATCctcaaagtataaaaaaaattactttttaattttaaagagtgagaatttcaaaataaaacctttttgtCATTGGCGCTCACAAAACTAGTTAGTCCTGGGGCCGAGGGATCCATCACAGACAAGGAGTTGCCCTGCTGAGGAGTCTCCCCAGGGCCCCCTTCACATCCTTGTTCCTCAGGCTGTAGATGAAGGGGTTCAACATGGGAGTGACCACCGTGTACATCACCGAGGCCACGGAGATGTTCTGGGAAGAGTGAGTCACTGCAGAAGTGAAGTGGACCCCAATGCCTGTCCCATAAAATAAAGAGACGACGGAGAGGTGAGAGCCACAGGTAGAAAGTGCTTTCTCTTTTCCCCCAGATGAGGACATCTTCCTTATGGATGAAGCGATTCGTGAATAAGAGAAAATGATCCCAAGGAGGGGAAAAACGCCCAGCACACCCGTCATAACATATATCAGCGTGCTGTTCAGGAAGGTATCAGAGCAGGCCAGCTGGAGGATGTGTGTCAGTTCGCAGAAAAAATGTGGAATTTCAAAATCTTTACAGAAGGTTAGATGCGTCATCAGAGAAATATGGAGGAGGGATGTCATGACACCAACGAGCCACGTGACAAAAACCAGGAGGCCGCAGAGGCGGGGGTTCATGATGGTTACATAGTGCAGGGGGTGGCAGACGGCCACAAACCGGTCATAGGCCATCACAGTCAGGAGTAGCGTGTCCAGAATAGGAAAAAACATGGAGAAATAGACCTGGGTGAGGCAGTCCATGTAAGAGATGGTTTTGTTCTTGGTCTGGATGTTCACCAGCATCTTGGGGACGATGCAGGTGCTGAAACAGATGTCAACCCAGGACAGGTTGGAgaggaagaagtacatggggGTGTGGAGGTGGGAGTCAGAGCTGATGGCCAGGATGATGAGCAGGTTTCCCAACACCGTGATCAGGTACATGGACAGGAACAGCCCAAATATGAACGGCTGCAGTTCTGGATCCTCAGAGAGTCCGAGAAGGATAAACTCTAAAAAtcctgtttggttttctgcttccaTGTAGCTGATGTATCTACAAAAGAAGAGgtaattagtcaggcatggtggtggacacctgtagtcccagctactcgggaggctgagatgggaggatcacttgagcccaggaatttgcagCTGCACAGAACTacgtttgcaccactgcactccagcctgggtgatagagggagacctgtctcaaaaaaaataaataaataaataaaataaaaataaaactatgtatatatgtatttattttaaaatatatatttatttaaaaatatacatatatatttatttatttaaaaggaagcGGTAACAGAAACATCAGTTAGCATCCAACAGGCATCCTTCATATAATAGAAATGTTGTCCATACTATTGTGATTTATGGACTCATTTTGTCTGATCTTTCATACATAAGTGGAATTCTAAAAAATGAAGTCTCTCATCCCAACCAGccacatatttaattatttaaaaattaattatattctgTATACTCAACATACACAATACATGTTATGagatacatatagatagtaaaatggttactgtagtgaaagaaataaacatatccatcatctcattttctttatagcaagaACAGCTGCAAGCTACTCATGTAGCATAAACATGAGTATAATCAACAACACACTGTTATTGATTATAATTCTCATGGGGTACACTGGATCTCTAGACTTGTTTATTCTAtatatctgctactttgtatccATTATCCTACATCTTTCTCatttcctcccccagccccacccctcctCTGGTAAgcactgttttattctctctttatatttgacttaaaaaaatattccacatagaagtgaaaaaatgcaatatttttctttctgcatctgacttatttcacttaacataatggcctccagattcatccacattgtggcAAATGGAAAGATCTATTCCTATTATTcagtggaataatattccattgtgtaaaaatatatatgtgtacatacacacacacacacacacatatatacacacacatacatatatacacacacaatggaatatatatacacaatgaaatagatatacacacacaaatatatatgtacatatgtatcacatattctttatccatttgtccatcagTAGACACTGAGGCTGTTTCCGTATCTTGACTTTTGCAAGTaacgctgcaatgaacatgagcaTGCAGATACCTTTGCGAGTggcaatttcattttctttggatacacATCCACAGgagggattactggatcatatttaatttcttgttattttaaattttttatttttaatttcttcttatttttgaggtcttttttatttttattttttgagaaagagtctcaacattttaatttcttttttctttttattttttgagacagattatctgtcgcccaggctggagtgcagcggtgcgacctcggctcgctgcaacctccgcctcccaagtttaagtgattcttgtgcctcagcctcccgagcagcagggattacaggtatgtgccaccacgcctggctattttgttttgttttgtttttctttttgtagagacagggtttcaccttgttgaccaggctggtcttgaactcatagcctcaagtgatccaactgccatggcctcccaaagtgctgggattacaggcgtgagccaccacacccggcctctatGTTTAATTCCTTCAGGAACCCCCACACTATTTCCCATAATGGCTGCTCCAATCTACATTACCACCAACAGGGCACcaggggttcccttttctccgcacCCTTGCCAactcttgtctttttaataatagtgaaTAGTTAGTTAATAGTTAGCTAATAATAGAGCCAATTGTTAGCTAATAGGTAGTAATCGTTAATAATTCTaagatcaggcatggtggctcacacctgtaataccagcactttgggaggctgaggtgaaaagactgcttgaggccaggagttcaagaccagcccgggcagcaCAGGAAGACTtgctctctacaaaaaaataaacaaaaggagctgggcatggtggcatgtgcctcttgtcccagccattcaggagactgaggcgggaggatcgctttgAGCCGCAgtgttggaggctgcagtgagctgagattgtgccactgtagtcGAGACTAGGTGACAGgacgagaccctgtcttaaaaaaaaaaaaaaaaaaaaaaaaaaaaacagaaaaaacaaaaaaaatcatggatCTCCCGTGAGTCACAGAAAGCGGCTCTGACCCAGCGGAAGTAATTCTTCCCACTGCCCCGGAAGCCACCCACGGGACCAGGCAGCTGGGTTGCGGGGGCGGCCCTGGAATAGGGGACCCAGCTGCGGGGCTGACGAGAAACGACTAAAGTTCCTTGGGAAGCAAAGTAGAATTTCGTAAGAACAAAATGGATGAAGAGAAGAAAACCTACGGTGGCTGAGAAGGCCCTGATGCCGTGTATGTCAAACTGGTATCACCTGAGGGCCATGAATTTACTGTAAAGAAAGAACATGCATTAACATCAGGCACGATAAAAGCCATGTTGAGTGGCCCAGGTCAATTTGCTGCGAATGAAAGGAGGAGGTCCATTTTAGAGAGATCCCTTCACATGTGCTATCAAAAGTATATgcatgtggccgggcgcggtggctcacgcctgtaatcccagcacttttggaggccgaggcgggtggatcacgaggtcaggagattgagaccatcccggctcacacagtgaaaccccgtctctactaaaaaaaaaaaaaaaaaaaaaaaaaaaaaaaattagccgggctactcagaggctgaggcaggagaatggcgtgaactcgggaggcggagcttgcagtgagcagagattgcgccactgtactccagcctgggcaacagagcaagactccatctcaaaaaaaaaaaaaaaaaaaaaaaaaaaagaagtacaaggTTCACTAACAGCTCCACCGAGATTCCCGAATTCCCAATTGCACCTGAACTTGCACTAGAACTGCTGATGGCTGCGAACTTCCTagattgttaaataaattataataaacttaACTCTTTTCGTTTAATATCTGCAGTTCAGTTAGTAATTTTTCATATGTAGCGTGTTGCCTGTATGCAGTTGAACTGTATAAAGTTCATTGCGAAGCAGATTATCTTCTGGTTTTGCATAGCAATCAAAATTGAAATTTGTTTGCTACCTCAACAAATTAAGGACATTTTCACAAgcttagaaataaacaaatatgccAATTtgcaggaaaataataataattctgacaggtgtgaggaAATATCTCATAGCTAACCACCCacattaaatatctattttataaCATCCCAAGCGAAATAGAATTCTAGAAAATGGACTCTCTAATCCCGACCATCTATCTTAACACTGATTTTATAGCACCCCTATTAGATGGTCAAGGAGTTTCTTAATGGGACATGATAAACATGTGCTTTCTGATAGGATTCACTGGAAACAGCAAAACATCACTTCTGTGGGATTCCTGCCAAAGATGCAGAACTTTAAAGagtagggaacatcacacaaacTGAGCTTGAGGGGCACAATATCTCACTTGTGCTCTTCAAAATGTCAGTTccacaaaatacaaagaaatgccaggcatggtggtttacacttgtgatcccagcacttggagagatggtgggaggatcgtttgagcttaggagtttgaggccagcctaggaaacatagtgaaaccacttctctacaaaaaatacaaaaattagctgggcatagcggcacatgcctgttgtcccagctacttgggaggctgaggcaggagaattgcctgaacccaggaggttgaggctacagtgagctatgattgcaccactgcactccagccttggtgacagaacaagaccccatctcaatttaaaatatatatatagaaaatgttccagattaaaggaggCAAAAAAGACATGTGAATCAAATGTAATGAATGactttagtctttctttttctatagatGACATTATTgggataattaaaatataaatgagaagaaacaaaaaaataaaatataaatgagctCTGTAAATTTTATAGTATTATATTAATGCTATATACTAATTACTATAGTAATAATATAGTATATAGCAAATAGTATATTATATAGCTATAATACTATACATAATATAGTATTAATGCCAATTTCCTGATTGTGATCATTGCACTGTAGTTatgtgaaatgtttttattttgttttttgttttttgttttttgacagggtctgggtctgttgcccaggctgaagtgcagtggcacaatcatagctcactacaacctctacctcctgggcttatgcgatcttcccacctcagcctcctgagtagctgtgactacaggtgctcgccaccacacccggctaatttttgtatttttaatagagatggggtttcactgtgttggccaggctagtctcaaactcctgacctcaggtgatccacccatctcaggctcctaaagtgctgggattacaggcgtgagtcactgtgcccgcccagcattattttttacttaaatatttagaCAAATACACCATGAAGCCTGATGAACCTGAAGTTTCTTTGTGGTAAGTCCAGATCACATTctagaaaattttactttatccTGATATTCCCTAAGGCTTTGTACTCATCATGGAAAGCTgaatgaaggttaaaaaaaaaaatcacatgtaagACCAA
The sequence above is drawn from the Macaca thibetana thibetana isolate TM-01 chromosome 19, ASM2454274v1, whole genome shotgun sequence genome and encodes:
- the LOC126942727 gene encoding olfactory receptor 7D2 — encoded protein: MEAENQTGFLEFILLGLSEDPELQPFIFGLFLSMYLITVLGNLLIILAISSDSHLHTPMYFFLSNLSWVDICFSTCIVPKMLVNIQTKNKTISYMDCLTQVYFSMFFPILDTLLLTVMAYDRFVAVCHPLHYVTIMNPRLCGLLVFVTWLVGVMTSLLHISLMTHLTFCKDFEIPHFFCELTHILQLACSDTFLNSTLIYVMTGVLGVFPLLGIIFSYSRIASSIRKMSSSGGKEKALSTCGSHLSVVSLFYGTGIGVHFTSAVTHSSQNISVASVMYTVVTPMLNPFIYSLRNKDVKGALGRLLSRATPCL